In the Bacteroidota bacterium genome, one interval contains:
- a CDS encoding NAD-dependent epimerase, whose translation MSKYIVTGTAGFIGFHTALKLIERGENVVGLDIINDYYDPSLKYGRLNETGIKEEDIKYGKLLKSSKYDNYYFIKLDLEDYGQLCTLFEKEKFEYVIHLAAQAGVRYSLTNPHAYLRSNLHGFLNILEVCRHNQVKHLTYASSSSIYGLNTKMPFSTSDIVDHPISLYAATKKSNELMAHTYSHLYNLPTTGLRFFTVYGPWGRPDMALFIFTKAILENKPIDVFNHGNMLRDFTYIDDIVEGVLRVSIRPAKNNIKWNESDPDISSSKAPYKIYNIGNSRPVKLLHFIKTIEKVTGRKAIIKFKPMQAGDVPATYADITEFIREVNYNPKVKIEEGVSRFIKWYFSYYINSNSLEK comes from the coding sequence ATGTCTAAATACATTGTTACTGGTACTGCAGGATTTATTGGTTTTCACACTGCACTAAAACTTATTGAAAGAGGGGAAAATGTAGTGGGCCTGGATATAATAAATGATTACTATGATCCAAGTCTTAAATATGGGAGATTAAATGAAACTGGGATAAAAGAAGAAGATATTAAATATGGTAAATTACTAAAAAGTTCTAAATATGATAATTATTACTTTATTAAATTAGATCTTGAGGATTATGGACAACTTTGCACTTTATTTGAAAAGGAAAAATTTGAATATGTAATACATCTTGCAGCCCAGGCAGGAGTGAGATATAGTTTAACTAATCCACATGCATACTTAAGATCAAATCTTCATGGATTTCTTAACATTTTAGAAGTTTGCAGGCATAATCAAGTGAAACATCTAACCTATGCGTCCAGTTCTAGTATTTATGGTTTAAATACGAAAATGCCATTTTCAACAAGTGATATTGTTGATCATCCTATTAGTCTTTATGCAGCAACAAAAAAATCTAATGAACTAATGGCTCATACATATAGCCATTTGTATAATTTACCTACTACAGGTTTAAGATTTTTTACTGTTTATGGCCCATGGGGTAGGCCAGATATGGCATTATTTATTTTTACAAAAGCTATACTTGAAAACAAACCGATTGATGTATTTAATCATGGAAATATGCTAAGAGATTTCACTTATATTGATGATATTGTTGAAGGAGTTCTTCGAGTTTCAATACGTCCCGCTAAGAACAATATAAAATGGAACGAATCAGATCCAGATATTTCATCTTCAAAAGCACCATATAAGATTTATAACATCGGGAACAGCAGACCGGTCAAATTATTACATTTTATTAAGACTATTGAAAAAGTAACAGGGAGGAAAGCCATAATTAAATTTAAACCAATGCAAGCTGGTGATGTTCCTGCTACATATGCTGATATTACAGAGTTTATTCGTGAAGTCAATTATAATCCTAAGGTAAAAATAGAAGAAGGGGTTTCCAGGTTTATCAAATGGTATTTTAGCTATTATATTAACTCCAATAGTTTGGAAAAGTGA
- a CDS encoding ArsR family transcriptional regulator, which yields MLDTLITSKTRIKLMLKFFLNSSSSSYLRGLESEFGESSNAIRLELNRFEQAGLLASFLKSNRKYFKANTKHPLFRDIHSLLRKYVGIDEIIDSVIEKMGDVKEVYLTGDFAKGLNSQIIDLLIVSDHLDKNFLIKLIDKAEAIITRKIRYIIMNLLEAKEYIETLDSTEYLIIWKEEIS from the coding sequence ATGCTGGATACACTCATCACATCAAAAACACGTATAAAACTGATGTTGAAATTCTTTCTGAATTCCAGCTCCAGCTCTTATTTACGTGGACTTGAAAGTGAATTTGGAGAATCATCAAATGCTATTCGGCTTGAATTAAACCGTTTTGAGCAGGCAGGTTTGCTTGCCTCTTTTTTAAAATCAAATAGAAAATATTTCAAGGCAAATACAAAGCATCCTCTTTTTAGGGATATTCATAGTTTATTGAGGAAATATGTGGGTATCGATGAGATCATTGATTCTGTGATTGAAAAAATGGGAGATGTAAAAGAAGTATATTTAACAGGAGATTTTGCCAAAGGATTGAACAGTCAGATCATTGACTTGCTTATAGTATCTGATCATTTGGACAAAAACTTCCTGATAAAACTGATTGATAAAGCTGAAGCAATAATTACAAGAAAGATCAGGTACATTATAATGAATTTATTGGAAGCAAAGGAATATATTGAGACTCTTGACTCCACAGAATATCTGATTATTTGGAAAGAAGAAATTAGCTAA